The DNA region TGGCAGGTTACAGGTAAATATCGTTCCTGAACCAGAAGAGAAAGTGGTAGTGAGCAAGGTCAAAGCTGTACAATTTAAGAACTGGCTTAAAATATGAAGTCCACCGGTGTTACAATAGAAGCATTAACAAACAATCAACATTTTGCATGAATTTTAGTCAAAAATCATGCAAAAATTCACTATAAATTCGTAGCTTAGTGGTTGAAAGGAAAATATGATGTCAAAATTAGATGAGTTAAAAAGTCATTTAAAGAAAGGAAATATCTATAAGAGGGATGAACTACAAAAGTGGTCAAGCTCTGCTGCAGAGAAAGGCATAATCGAAGCCCTTGTCGAAAAAAGTTAGGCTAAATGGCCACAGCCCATCATTTTCCATCATTCGTTTTATTAGACCTATTCAATGTCAATTCCTCCCCGGTAAGCGCAAAGCATAGATTTTATCATTTATAGTAATAATTCCGATTTATCTTTTATCCGGAATTATTAATAAATTCGACCTATACTAAATCATATGCTCCAATTGAAAACCCTGCTACTTGGAACTTCTTTTTGCCTCGTCTTTAACCTTGGCTATGCCCAGGAAGTAAAAAACATTTCCAACAAACGGAAGAACGATTATTTTACCATCAATGAAAAGTTCAGTGTACTGAAAGACAAGCCTGAAAGACAATCGGAAGGTGGTAAATTATTTTCTTTTTACAAGAAAAATTCTTTTATCTACATCCCTCCAAAATTGCTACGGTTAGTCTGTAAAGATCCTGTCCAGCTTTATCGTCATTCTTGTTGCTCAGCAGTACAATCCCTATACGGTCATTTGGGTAAAGCGAAAAAAAGGTCCTGAAGCCTTCCGTTCCCCCATCGGCCCGGATGTAGTAATCCCAGTTCCGGGTTTTTCCTATGGCCCATTGAAAACCATACGCCCCCTGCTCTACATTACCGTATATTACCCGGTGGCTAAGCTTTACAGCAGCATCGGCTTCGGCTAGCTGATAGTCCATATACTTCAGCATATCTTCAAGGGTAGAAGAAAGCCCGCCAGCAGCAGCCATTTCCTTTTCACTGTAAGTAACCCTGGTATCGATCATTTTAAGCTTATTGAGGTAAGTGCCCAATAATTTTGCATAAGCCTGCTGATATACATTTTCCAGCGCATAACCCAGCAATTTGTACCCCGCATTAGAATAGGCATAGCTGGAGGGTTTTATTGAATCCAGCTTAAATGCCCGTAATTCTTTCATAAACCCCGATTTATCAATTGCTGTAAAATTGTTGGGCAATTGAGCAGTATGGCTTAGTAAATAGCCCACTTTTACCGGCTCCCCGCCGCTATAATGCAGGTTTGGAAAACTGCCCGGAAGATATTGGCAAATGTCGGCATTGAGTTTCATTTTACCTTCGGTAATGGCCTTGGCAACCAGCAAACCGGTAAAGGTTTTGGTTATGGAACCGATCTCATAAAGAGAATGGTCATTAGGCAGCTTTGCCGTTCCGGGAGCAGTTTCGCCATAATGATATTGGTACTTTCCCGAAGCTGTAACAACACCAATAGAAAGACCCAACCTGCCTTTCTCTGCTATATACAGCTTTGCTGCTTTATCAACTACCATATCCAGTCTGGATTTCATGGGGTTGGCGCTTAGGACCTGCCCGCTAACCAACTTACTACCAATGAGTAAAACAAACAAAATGAGTATTTTTTTCATATCCATAAGACGCATTTTAAACAGAATAGTTTCAATGGAAAAGACAGCGCTAATTTTCTGTGCCTTGTAATTTAGCTAGTTCTGTTTTATGATCCATTTTATCTTTTGCCAGCTCAACTGCCTTATGGAGTTGTTGTTGCAATAATTTCTGTGACGGTAATACAGTTAAATAGTCAGAGACTTTAATATTACTTTGGTTCAGCTGCATTAACTCCACATGCTCTTGCTTTTTACCCGTACATAAGATTAAACCCACGGGTGCATTTTCTCCCTCCAGTTTATCATACTTTTCGAGATAACGTAAATAAAGTTCCATTTGCCCCTTAAATCCAGCCTCAAATTCTCCAATTTTCAAATCAATCACCACAAGACATTTCAACCTTCTATGGTAAAAAAGCAAGTCAATATAATAGTCGCGATCATCAATAGTTATTCTTTTCTGGCGTGCCATAAAAGCAAAGTCGTTTCCAAGTTCAATAATAAACCGCTGTAATTCTGCGATAATAGCACACTCCAGATCCTTTTCCGAATAAGTATCAGCCAAACCCAGAAAATCTAAAAAATATGGATCTTTAAAAATCAGATCTGTGCTCAACTTCTTTTCGCCCTTAAGCTTTTCCAGGTCATTTTGAATAGTTTCTTCAGGTTTCTTGCTAATCGCTGTCCGTTCAAACAACATAGACTGGATACGTTCCTGTAGCTGCCTGGATGACCATCTTTCCAGTTTGCACATTTCTATGTAGAAATCGCGTTTTAAGGGGTTTTCAATAGGGATTAGTATTTTTATATGAGTCCAACTCAATTGTCGCCGCAGTGTGGCGACAATTTGCTCCTCAGGAAACAACTGTGCAAATTGCATAAATCTCCTCAATTGTTTTTCATCCCAACCCCTACCGTATTCTTCGGTTAGTTGCCTAGATAACGAAATCACAACCTGCTTCCCGTACTCTGCTCGCTCATTCCCTAGCACCTCTTCATTAATTCTCTTCCCAATCTTCCAGTATCATGGATATAATATTTTGCGGCCGCTTCTCTTCTCAAAAAGCAGCTTCTCCATCAATATTTACGCACCTGAAAAACTCAACCCTTCCTTACATTGTTATCCCTGTAGGAAACAGCGTTACCTTTTAGCTAACCTGTTCATTTTGTTGAAATGAAAGCTATTCTCACTTGTTGTTCAACTGTGCTATTGGCTATGTTGCTACTGGGACCAGCATGCCCTGCTCAAACCATTAAACGCCTCGATGCAAAGCATCTTAAGGCAACAGACCTAACCACATATATCAGGCAGCTAATGGATACGGCAAAGGTTACCGGCCTTGGAATTGCTGTTTTTAACAACAACAAACAGGTTTATTCCAAGACATTTGGCTATGCCAATTTACCTCATAAAAAGAAGTTAACAGCCAGCGCTTATCTTTACGGTGCGTCTTTCAGCAAAGCGGTTTTTGCATACCTTGTAATGCAGCTGGTTGGCGAAGGCATCCTGGACCTCGATAAACCACTGGTGCAGTATTTGCCCAAACCATTGTTATCCTACACCTTTCCTGGAAAACTAAAGGACTACCGGGACCTGCAAGGTGATAAGCGGTACGAAAAAATTACCGCACGGATGTGCTTAAGCCACACTACCGGTTTTCCAAATTTCCGCTGGTTCGAACCCGATAAAAAACTCCGTATCAAGTTTAAACCGGGAACCAGATTCAGCTATTCCGGAGAGGGCATGTACCTTTTGCAGGTGGCTGTTCAGGAAATAACAAAAACAGGTCTTGAAACGCTAGCCCAGCAAAGGGTATTTAACCCCTTAAACATGTTCAATACCAGCTACAAATGGCAGCCAGCTTTCGAGGAAAACCTGGTAGCTGGCCATGACAGTGACGGCAATACCATCGATTTTCCAAGGCGTATTGATGCAAATGCCGCCGGATCCATGGTTACTACTTTAGATGATTATACTAGGTTTTATACGGCCCTTTTACAAGGCAAAAGGTTAAAGCAGGCACAATGGAAAGAAATGACCAGCCCGCAAATCCGCATACATTCTATCAAACAGTTTGGTCCTTTATCCTGGAAAGACAGTACATTGAACGATCATATACAACTTTCTTATGGGCTGGGTTTCGGAATCATCCAGACACCCTATGGCCGGGCTTTCTTTAAAGAAGGCAATGATCGGGGCTGGGGCCATTATTCAATCGCTTTTCCAGATCAGAAAACAGCTATAGTGATCATGACCAATTCCGACAATGGCGAAAGCATTTTTCGTGATCTGCTGGCTTATGCCATTGCTGATATTTATACGCCCTGGCAATGGGAAAACTACATTACCTGGCAAGAGAAACAAGCAAACCGCTAAACCCAAATACAGCCCCAGGGTTATGACAAATGGTAATAAGCGCTTGACAATTCAAGAAGCTTTTAATAATATTTGTAAAGAACATTTTATCCCTTGTTTAAGAATTCTGTTATGGGATTAGTTTACCGATATAAAAAATATTTTTTTGAAACTGATTGTTAATGATTAGACTATGCCGGGATTAAAGGATTTTAAACACGTAGTCCTGTACGGATTTATCTTAGCGGTCCTTGTTTTTTTGCTGAAATGGCTGCAATGGGAATTCCTGATTGTAGAAAATGCTATTGATATATATGCTGGCCTGCTGGCCGTATTTTTTACGATTTTAGGTATATGGATAGCCACACAGCTTGTAAAACCTAAACTTCAGACCGTGGTGGTTGAAAGACCGGGCGCCGGGCAATTTTGCAGGAATGAAGCTGAACTGGAAAAACTAAATCTGAACCGCCGGGAACTGGAAGTCCTTGAACTGCTGGCCAGGGGTTACAGCAATTCCGACATCGCAGATAAGCTGTTCCTTTCATTAAGTACCATTAAAACCCATGTATCCAACCTCTATGCTAAAATGGAGGTAAAAAGCCGTACACAGGCTGTTGATAAAGCAAAGCGGCTAAAAATCATCGAATAACTGCCTCATACTTTAGTGCCGAACATGGGCAAAACTCCCTTTTGGTACTAAAGTATGATAACAATTTTCGGCAGCTATATTAGCTTTGTCCAATGGATACAAGGTGTTACCGACCGCTGTTCCAATAACAAACATATAGACACATGAAAAAAATAGTATTGATTTTTGGACTGATCATAGGAACCATCTTATCGGCGAACATGCTAAATATGGTAACGATGATCTATAATGGAAAGGACTTTAAAGGAAATGATGTTGTAGGCTATGTAGCGCTGGTTGTTGTTTTTTCTATTATCTTTTTTGGGATTAGAAATTACAGGAATAAGCGGCTTGAAGGTCAGATCACCTTTGGCCGGGCATTTAAAACAGGCGCCCTGATTGCCTTTGTTGGCTCCACAGTGTATGTAATAATATGGCTTTTTTATTATTACCTGTTTGTCCCGGATTTTATAGATGCTTATACGGCATGCGTTCTCAAAAACTGTACAGCTTCTGACCTGCCAGCTAAAACAGCCCAGATGGCAGAATTTAAAGAGATGTATAAAAACCCAGCGTTTGTGGTGCTGATTACCTATTCGGAAGTACTGCCTGTTGGTTTGGCAGTTGCCTTGGTAAGCGCCTTGATCCTAAAAAATAAAACCGTAAATAAATAGATATGAAACAACAGATCACAACATTTTTGACCTTCCAGGAGAACAATTCCGAACAAGCCATGAATTTCTATGTAGGCTTGTTTGAGAACTCAAAAATAATTGATATCCAGCGGTACGATAAAGCAGGCCCGGGCAAGGAAGGCTCAGTTATGAAAGCCACATTTGAACTGAACGGCAAACAATTTATTTGCAGCGACAGCTTTGTGAAACACCAATGGAACTTTACTCCTGCCATCTCCAATTGGGTAGAATGTGAAAATGACAAACAGCTTGAAACACTGTTTAAAAAACTGTCTGCAGGTGGAAGTGTTATGATGCCGCTAGACAACTATGGCTTTAGCAAAAAATTTGCCTGGGTTGCGGATCAGTTCGGCATCTCATGGCAGTTAAACTTTCAATAACAGGAATTGCACTATTCTATTATTATACTTAGAACTGATGCTGCTCCGCAATGGCAAAGAAGAGTGGATATTCGTTACTTTTATCCACGCACCAGTTAAAATACAACAGGCGAGATCACCAAAATTGCGGTGTGGATATTGGAAAACACCAAGCAGGTTGTGGAACCAGCGGGCATATGCATCCTGCATGTGTGGGTCTGCGCGAGAATCTGAACTTGAAGGGTGTGAAGAACTTCCGAGAGTAGCGCAATTTCAGCGCATAAAGTATAACACCACGCTCAGCTCTATTACTTTTCCCAGGGAGCTTCTAAGTTTACTAATGGCTTTTCTGATGTGTTGCTCCACAGTGTTTTCTGATATGTTTAGCTTTGCGGCGATCTCTTTATTGGATAGAAACTCTTTTCTGCTTAAGATAAATACCTCCCGACATTTTAAGGGTAGCTGATCAATTTCCTTATTGATATGGATTTCTAACTCTTTACTTTCTATCTGTTCAATGACCGAATAATCATCAACCTGCGTCTGCTTTGATATATGCATTTCATATTTATTGCGTACAAGTTGATTTCTGTAATGATTCAGGACCTGGTTTTTTAAAATTACATATAGATAGGCACGGATCGAAGTACTGGTTTCAATAGATTTCTTATGCTCATACAATTTTACAAACGAATTTTGAACCAACTCTTCAGCTATTTCCCTATTGTTTGTTTTAGAAATTGCCAGTCTCATAAGTGGTATTATATGCGTTTTATAAAGTACGGAGAAAGCTTGGTCGTTTCCCTTT from Pedobacter africanus includes:
- a CDS encoding serine hydrolase domain-containing protein translates to MKKILILFVLLIGSKLVSGQVLSANPMKSRLDMVVDKAAKLYIAEKGRLGLSIGVVTASGKYQYHYGETAPGTAKLPNDHSLYEIGSITKTFTGLLVAKAITEGKMKLNADICQYLPGSFPNLHYSGGEPVKVGYLLSHTAQLPNNFTAIDKSGFMKELRAFKLDSIKPSSYAYSNAGYKLLGYALENVYQQAYAKLLGTYLNKLKMIDTRVTYSEKEMAAAGGLSSTLEDMLKYMDYQLAEADAAVKLSHRVIYGNVEQGAYGFQWAIGKTRNWDYYIRADGGTEGFRTFFSLYPNDRIGIVLLSNKNDDKAGQDLYRLTVAILEGCR
- a CDS encoding PDDEXK nuclease domain-containing protein, with product MGKRINEEVLGNERAEYGKQVVISLSRQLTEEYGRGWDEKQLRRFMQFAQLFPEEQIVATLRRQLSWTHIKILIPIENPLKRDFYIEMCKLERWSSRQLQERIQSMLFERTAISKKPEETIQNDLEKLKGEKKLSTDLIFKDPYFLDFLGLADTYSEKDLECAIIAELQRFIIELGNDFAFMARQKRITIDDRDYYIDLLFYHRRLKCLVVIDLKIGEFEAGFKGQMELYLRYLEKYDKLEGENAPVGLILCTGKKQEHVELMQLNQSNIKVSDYLTVLPSQKLLQQQLHKAVELAKDKMDHKTELAKLQGTEN
- a CDS encoding serine hydrolase domain-containing protein; translated protein: MLLLGPACPAQTIKRLDAKHLKATDLTTYIRQLMDTAKVTGLGIAVFNNNKQVYSKTFGYANLPHKKKLTASAYLYGASFSKAVFAYLVMQLVGEGILDLDKPLVQYLPKPLLSYTFPGKLKDYRDLQGDKRYEKITARMCLSHTTGFPNFRWFEPDKKLRIKFKPGTRFSYSGEGMYLLQVAVQEITKTGLETLAQQRVFNPLNMFNTSYKWQPAFEENLVAGHDSDGNTIDFPRRIDANAAGSMVTTLDDYTRFYTALLQGKRLKQAQWKEMTSPQIRIHSIKQFGPLSWKDSTLNDHIQLSYGLGFGIIQTPYGRAFFKEGNDRGWGHYSIAFPDQKTAIVIMTNSDNGESIFRDLLAYAIADIYTPWQWENYITWQEKQANR
- a CDS encoding response regulator transcription factor, with amino-acid sequence MPGLKDFKHVVLYGFILAVLVFLLKWLQWEFLIVENAIDIYAGLLAVFFTILGIWIATQLVKPKLQTVVVERPGAGQFCRNEAELEKLNLNRRELEVLELLARGYSNSDIADKLFLSLSTIKTHVSNLYAKMEVKSRTQAVDKAKRLKIIE
- a CDS encoding DUF4199 domain-containing protein: MKKIVLIFGLIIGTILSANMLNMVTMIYNGKDFKGNDVVGYVALVVVFSIIFFGIRNYRNKRLEGQITFGRAFKTGALIAFVGSTVYVIIWLFYYYLFVPDFIDAYTACVLKNCTASDLPAKTAQMAEFKEMYKNPAFVVLITYSEVLPVGLAVALVSALILKNKTVNK
- a CDS encoding VOC family protein; its protein translation is MKQQITTFLTFQENNSEQAMNFYVGLFENSKIIDIQRYDKAGPGKEGSVMKATFELNGKQFICSDSFVKHQWNFTPAISNWVECENDKQLETLFKKLSAGGSVMMPLDNYGFSKKFAWVADQFGISWQLNFQ
- a CDS encoding RNA polymerase sigma-70 factor; protein product: MIDSWKKGNDQAFSVLYKTHIIPLMRLAISKTNNREIAEELVQNSFVKLYEHKKSIETSTSIRAYLYVILKNQVLNHYRNQLVRNKYEMHISKQTQVDDYSVIEQIESKELEIHINKEIDQLPLKCREVFILSRKEFLSNKEIAAKLNISENTVEQHIRKAISKLRSSLGKVIELSVVLYFMR